Proteins encoded in a region of the Macrobrachium nipponense isolate FS-2020 chromosome 39, ASM1510439v2, whole genome shotgun sequence genome:
- the LOC135210394 gene encoding uncharacterized protein LOC135210394 has protein sequence MVTFFGNSINATTTTTTTTTTTTNATTKFSFSSFSFFSFSSSSFSPSSSSPSFSSSSSSSFSSPSSSSSPFFPPTSVSSSFLPPPPRPSSSPLPSVLFSYSSSSSSSSVLPSPLASPSPRPPPPSPLPRPPSPIPPPPPPPPSLPLVPILQDSGMRPFN, from the exons ATGGTAACTTTCTTCGGAAACTCCATCAatgctactactaccactactactactacgactactactactaatgctacta CGaaattctccttctcctccttctctttcttttccttctcctcctcgtccttctccccctcctcctcctccccctccttctcctcctcctcgtcctcctccttctcctcgccctcctcctcctcctcgcccttCTTTCCTCCTACCtccgtctcctcctccttccttcctcctccgccTCGACCCTCCAGTTCTCCTCTTCCTTCGGTCCTCTTCTCCtattcctcgtcctcctcctcctcgtcggtccttccttctcctctcgcttctccttctcctcgtcctcctcctccttctcctcttcctcgtcctccttctcctattcctcctcctcctcctcctcctccttccctgccATTAGTGCCAATTCTGCAAGACTCCGGAATGCGTCCCTTTAACTAG